In Halobaculum sp. XH14, a single genomic region encodes these proteins:
- a CDS encoding acyl-CoA dehydrogenase family protein — protein sequence MSADLDLLDETVVPADAREVKREAAAFAAEHIEPVAEDYFREGTYPWDVLEAGQNAGLVGQDIPEEYGGRGFSLSEMLAVAEEFYRADAGIGLTLMLASFGNELVYEYGSERQREEYVRPVAEGEQISGLAVSEPQTGSDLAGMTTSAEEVEGGYELTGEKYWVGNAVEGDWLTLYAKTGDREDRYGNYSLFIVETDRDGYEAEHIPEKMGMRASKQGHIVLEDCFVPEENLIGAEGGGFYALADFFNHGRIVVGGHGLGLAAAAIEEAWSFVHDREAFARKISEFQSVQHDLADMRTEFEAARSLNYRAAEKVETGEDAGLWAAMAKLKSTETAVDCAERGMQLHGGRSVLTDRRIARVYRDVRIPVIYEGANEVQRNLVYRQS from the coding sequence ATGAGCGCAGACCTCGACCTGCTCGATGAAACCGTCGTGCCCGCCGACGCCCGCGAGGTGAAACGCGAGGCCGCCGCGTTCGCGGCCGAGCACATCGAACCCGTCGCTGAGGACTACTTCCGCGAGGGGACCTACCCGTGGGACGTGCTGGAGGCGGGCCAGAACGCCGGTCTCGTGGGTCAGGACATCCCCGAGGAGTACGGCGGGCGGGGCTTCTCCCTGTCCGAGATGCTCGCGGTCGCGGAGGAGTTCTACCGAGCGGACGCCGGCATCGGCCTGACGCTGATGCTCGCCTCGTTCGGCAACGAACTCGTCTACGAGTACGGCAGCGAACGGCAGCGGGAGGAGTACGTCCGCCCGGTCGCCGAGGGCGAACAGATCTCCGGACTCGCGGTCTCGGAGCCCCAGACCGGTTCGGACCTCGCCGGCATGACCACCAGCGCCGAGGAGGTCGAGGGCGGCTACGAACTCACCGGCGAGAAGTACTGGGTCGGCAACGCCGTCGAGGGCGACTGGCTCACCCTCTACGCGAAGACCGGGGACAGGGAGGACCGCTACGGCAACTACTCGCTGTTCATCGTCGAGACCGACCGCGACGGCTACGAGGCCGAGCACATCCCCGAGAAGATGGGGATGCGCGCCTCCAAGCAGGGCCACATCGTCCTCGAGGACTGCTTCGTCCCCGAGGAGAACCTGATCGGCGCGGAGGGGGGCGGCTTCTACGCGCTGGCGGACTTTTTCAATCACGGCCGGATCGTCGTCGGCGGGCACGGCCTCGGCCTCGCCGCGGCGGCCATCGAGGAGGCTTGGTCGTTCGTTCACGACCGCGAAGCGTTCGCCCGGAAAATTTCGGAGTTCCAGTCGGTCCAGCACGACCTCGCGGACATGCGGACCGAGTTCGAGGCCGCGCGGTCGCTCAACTACCGCGCCGCCGAGAAGGTGGAAACGGGCGAGGACGCCGGCCTCTGGGCCGCGATGGCGAAGCTGAAGTCGACCGAAACCGCCGTCGACTGCGCCGAGCGCGGAATGCAACTCCACGGCGGCCGGTCCGTGCTCACGGATCGCCGCATCGCCCGCGTCTACCGGGACGTCCGCATCCCGGTCATCTACGAGGGCGCGAACGAGGTCCAGCGCAACCTGGTGTACCGCCAGTCGTAG
- a CDS encoding methyl-accepting chemotaxis protein yields MVSLTALFDLIGFLGFGGGVIIAALNYRDAEVESGFWANYLLATAFGTVWTGVVLAEHLGVQLPVLDTLSVSLLTGTVVAFAVGTSGTLAVVNDSKDARSQAITEQERAEEARREAETARQEAERTKEQTEALNSHLEEKAESFSETMRAAADGQLTVRLDPESRSEALSEIGQSFNLMMDDIESVIAQAEDVAERVDEASGEVATGAEQIQNVSQSVSEDIEEVSDETERQGERLREAASEMSQLSATIEEVASSADEVADVSRRAAERGEEGGEHATAAITEMDSVERRSDQAVQQVEALESEVDEISDIVEVITGIAEETNLLALNASIEAARADASGDGFAVVADEIKSLAGEASVAAADIEALVEDIQSATEDAATNMRETGTQVNDGRKTVDEALEALEAVGEGIDRANDGVQEINRATDQQAASTEEAVTMVEEAAEAGGEAARTADEVAAAAEEAASSTAQISDRATRLSTFAEDLTEALDGFEVDAAADGPTPRDPADAGQQAAADGGRMTDGGRTVENE; encoded by the coding sequence ATGGTCTCGCTGACGGCGCTGTTCGACCTGATCGGGTTCCTCGGGTTCGGCGGCGGGGTCATCATCGCGGCCCTGAACTACCGTGACGCGGAGGTCGAGTCCGGCTTCTGGGCGAACTACCTGCTCGCCACCGCGTTCGGAACCGTCTGGACGGGCGTCGTCCTCGCGGAGCATCTGGGCGTCCAGTTGCCCGTCCTCGACACGCTGAGCGTCTCGCTGCTCACCGGCACCGTGGTCGCGTTCGCGGTCGGGACCTCGGGGACGCTGGCGGTCGTGAACGACTCGAAGGACGCGCGCAGCCAGGCGATCACCGAACAGGAGCGCGCCGAGGAGGCGAGGCGGGAGGCCGAGACCGCGCGCCAGGAGGCCGAACGGACGAAGGAGCAGACCGAGGCGCTGAATAGCCACCTCGAGGAGAAGGCCGAGTCGTTCAGCGAGACGATGCGGGCCGCCGCAGACGGACAGCTCACGGTGCGGCTCGACCCCGAGAGCCGGAGCGAGGCGCTCTCGGAGATCGGGCAGTCGTTCAACCTGATGATGGACGACATCGAGTCGGTCATCGCGCAGGCCGAGGACGTGGCAGAGCGCGTCGACGAGGCCAGCGGGGAGGTCGCCACCGGGGCCGAACAGATCCAGAACGTGAGCCAGTCGGTCAGCGAGGACATCGAGGAGGTGTCCGACGAGACGGAACGGCAGGGCGAGCGCCTGCGCGAGGCCGCCAGCGAGATGAGCCAGCTCTCGGCGACGATCGAGGAGGTCGCCTCCTCGGCGGACGAGGTCGCCGACGTCTCGCGTCGCGCCGCCGAGCGCGGCGAGGAGGGCGGCGAGCACGCCACGGCCGCCATCACGGAGATGGACAGCGTCGAACGCCGGTCCGACCAGGCCGTCCAGCAGGTCGAGGCGCTCGAGAGCGAGGTCGACGAGATCAGCGACATCGTCGAGGTGATCACCGGGATCGCCGAGGAGACGAACCTGCTCGCGCTGAACGCCTCGATCGAGGCCGCCCGCGCGGACGCCTCGGGCGACGGGTTCGCGGTCGTCGCCGATGAGATCAAGTCGCTCGCCGGCGAGGCGAGCGTCGCGGCCGCGGACATCGAGGCGCTGGTCGAGGACATCCAGTCGGCCACCGAGGACGCGGCGACGAACATGCGCGAGACCGGGACGCAGGTGAACGATGGCCGCAAGACGGTCGACGAGGCGCTGGAGGCGCTGGAGGCCGTCGGCGAGGGCATCGACCGGGCGAACGACGGGGTCCAGGAGATCAACCGCGCCACCGACCAGCAGGCGGCCTCGACCGAGGAGGCGGTCACGATGGTCGAGGAGGCCGCCGAGGCGGGCGGCGAGGCGGCCAGGACGGCCGACGAGGTGGCCGCCGCCGCGGAGGAGGCGGCGTCCTCGACCGCCCAGATCTCCGACCGTGCGACCAGACTCTCGACGTTCGCCGAGGACCTCACCGAGGCGCTCGACGGCTTCGAGGTCGACGCGGCGGCCGACGGTCCCACGCCGCGGGACCCCGCTGACGCCGGGCAGCAGGCCGCGGCCGACGGCGGGCGGATGACCGACGGCGGCCGGACGGTCGAGAACGAGTAG
- a CDS encoding MFS transporter: MKRPSIDAVRGFDRAVYVVALGQLINVFGSGLVYPFATVHFHLEVGIALSVVGFGFGAKSVATAVGTGVGGFLADGVGRKPVMVASMALTALALAAFAFVPTVAAAVPPSVAAVAGVSRLGVGFVVVCVAAGLVVGLYTPAASAMTADLTADADRDRGYALLKFTNNLGFGAGLVVGGLVYSVASVAVFLFDGVTSAIVALVLLLFVPRLHGTRTDDAGSGATAGETTASTADSALSRWWAGATRRRVLALAAINVGFAAMYAQMRTTIPVVAKEGLGLSSAQLGTLFVLNPLTIALLQIPLVDAISGWRRTRGLALSAGLWGLSMLFAWAGDVGLAPVAVGVALVGGHLVVRTVGEILHSPLASSLMSSLGTADERGTHLSVLEIAKRVGMGLGAFLGGVFFDHGYSGLWWAILVAVCLLLVLALLGLERSVSPEANGERTGVATSAE, from the coding sequence GTGAAGCGCCCGTCGATCGACGCCGTCCGCGGCTTCGACCGCGCCGTCTACGTCGTCGCGCTCGGCCAGCTCATCAACGTGTTCGGCTCCGGGCTCGTCTACCCGTTCGCCACCGTCCACTTCCACCTGGAGGTCGGCATCGCTCTCTCGGTCGTCGGGTTCGGGTTCGGCGCGAAGAGCGTCGCCACGGCGGTCGGCACCGGGGTCGGGGGCTTTCTCGCGGACGGCGTCGGACGGAAACCCGTGATGGTCGCGTCGATGGCGCTGACGGCCCTCGCGCTCGCGGCGTTCGCGTTCGTCCCGACGGTCGCGGCCGCCGTCCCGCCGTCGGTCGCCGCCGTCGCCGGCGTGTCGCGGCTCGGCGTCGGCTTCGTCGTCGTCTGCGTGGCCGCCGGGCTGGTCGTTGGCTTGTACACCCCGGCGGCGTCGGCGATGACCGCCGACCTGACCGCCGACGCGGACCGCGACCGCGGCTACGCGCTGTTGAAGTTCACGAACAACCTCGGCTTCGGCGCGGGGCTGGTCGTGGGCGGGCTGGTCTACTCGGTCGCCAGCGTCGCGGTGTTCCTGTTCGACGGCGTCACGTCGGCGATCGTCGCGCTCGTCCTGCTGCTGTTCGTGCCCCGCCTCCACGGGACGAGGACCGACGATGCCGGCTCCGGAGCCACCGCCGGGGAGACCACCGCGTCGACCGCCGACTCGGCGCTCTCGCGGTGGTGGGCCGGCGCGACCCGCCGCCGGGTGCTCGCGCTCGCGGCGATCAACGTCGGGTTCGCGGCGATGTACGCCCAGATGCGGACGACGATCCCGGTCGTGGCGAAGGAGGGACTCGGGCTGAGTTCCGCACAGCTGGGCACGCTGTTCGTTCTGAACCCCCTGACGATCGCGCTGTTGCAGATCCCGCTCGTTGACGCGATCTCCGGCTGGCGTCGGACCCGCGGGCTGGCGCTCTCGGCCGGGCTCTGGGGGCTCTCGATGCTGTTCGCCTGGGCCGGCGACGTGGGGCTCGCGCCCGTGGCCGTCGGCGTCGCGCTCGTCGGCGGCCACCTCGTCGTCCGGACCGTCGGGGAGATCCTCCACTCGCCGCTCGCCTCCTCGCTGATGTCCTCGCTCGGGACGGCCGACGAGCGCGGGACCCATCTCTCGGTGCTGGAGATCGCAAAGCGGGTCGGCATGGGGCTTGGCGCGTTCCTCGGCGGCGTGTTCTTCGATCACGGCTACTCGGGGCTCTGGTGGGCGATCCTCGTCGCCGTCTGTCTCCTGCTGGTTCTCGCGCTGCTGGGGCTAGAGCGGTCGGTCTCCCCCGAGGCGAACGGCGAGCGGACCGGCGTGGCGACCAGCGCGGAGTGA
- a CDS encoding ABC transporter permease → MSLRRRLWGAFPTFLIARRNLSRARTRSALAVAAIVIGVVAIGGIGAGGVAFQEAQLDALGGIGSDLQVFPGEDNPEGALTQADVATVDRVVGTTEIVPLRQESARLVERGEVGESVTVYGVADPGSLYVVDEGAIPGNWRNGALVGRSFADDYELAPGSKLTLERTVVRDGESTTVRSSYRVAAVLEDEGQAAVAAPNDAVVLPPEQFDGDTYSQVVVRTNDVREANATAEDIREAFNGRREMVQVLDRGQIAQQIDRALNQINLFLVGIGAISLVVAGVSIANVMLMSAIERREEIGVLRAVGYEKRDILRIMLAEAALLGIGGSLLGAAVALGAVALINDALLGDPFAYSTQGLQYVAAGVAFGVVASVLGGLYPAWKAARERPVEALRG, encoded by the coding sequence GTGAGCCTCCGCCGGCGACTCTGGGGTGCGTTCCCCACGTTCCTCATCGCCCGCCGGAACCTCTCGCGGGCGCGGACCCGGTCGGCGCTCGCCGTCGCCGCCATCGTCATCGGCGTCGTCGCCATCGGCGGCATCGGCGCGGGCGGCGTCGCGTTTCAGGAGGCCCAGCTCGACGCGCTCGGCGGCATCGGGTCGGACCTACAGGTGTTCCCGGGCGAGGACAACCCCGAGGGTGCGCTGACGCAGGCGGACGTGGCGACGGTCGACCGCGTGGTCGGCACGACCGAGATCGTCCCGCTCAGACAGGAATCGGCCCGGCTCGTCGAGCGCGGGGAGGTGGGCGAGAGCGTCACGGTGTACGGCGTCGCCGATCCCGGCTCGCTGTACGTCGTCGACGAGGGGGCGATCCCCGGAAACTGGCGCAACGGCGCGCTCGTCGGCCGGTCGTTCGCCGACGACTACGAGCTCGCACCGGGGAGCAAGCTGACGCTCGAACGGACCGTCGTCCGGGACGGCGAGTCCACGACCGTCCGGTCGAGCTACCGCGTCGCGGCCGTGCTGGAGGACGAGGGGCAGGCCGCCGTCGCGGCGCCGAACGACGCCGTCGTCCTGCCGCCCGAACAGTTCGACGGCGACACGTACTCGCAGGTCGTCGTCCGGACGAACGACGTCAGGGAGGCGAACGCGACCGCCGAGGACATCCGCGAGGCGTTCAACGGGCGGCGCGAGATGGTCCAGGTGCTCGACCGGGGGCAGATCGCCCAGCAGATCGACCGGGCGCTCAACCAGATCAACCTGTTCCTCGTCGGCATCGGCGCGATCTCGCTGGTCGTCGCCGGCGTCAGCATCGCCAACGTCATGCTCATGTCGGCCATCGAGCGGCGCGAGGAGATCGGCGTGCTCCGCGCGGTCGGCTACGAGAAGCGCGACATCCTGCGGATCATGCTCGCCGAGGCGGCGTTGCTGGGGATCGGCGGCTCGCTGCTGGGCGCGGCGGTCGCGCTCGGCGCGGTCGCGCTCATCAACGACGCGCTGCTCGGGGACCCGTTCGCGTACTCGACTCAGGGGCTCCAGTACGTCGCCGCCGGCGTCGCCTTCGGCGTGGTGGCGAGCGTGCTCGGCGGCCTCTACCCGGCCTGGAAGGCCGCCCGCGAGCGCCCGGTGGAAGCGCTCCGGGGGTAG
- a CDS encoding ABC transporter ATP-binding protein, with translation MSGPDADSAVAGGGDATAAGTDPIIEGTDVVKEYVTGGETVRALKGIDFRIEPGEFVAIVGPSGSGKSTLLNVLGLLDVPTSGEVRLRGRDVATFSDRERTRNRKEVIGFVFQSFYLIPTLTALENVEVPRLLEHTPVKTRERARDLLERVGLGDRADHYPDELSGGQKQRVAIARSLVNDPDLVLADEPTGNLDRDTGDQILAEFERVTGEDVAVVTVTHDDYVAAFADRTVNLIDGEIVEDPGATAGDRR, from the coding sequence ATGTCGGGACCAGACGCTGACTCCGCGGTCGCCGGCGGCGGGGACGCGACGGCTGCGGGGACCGACCCGATCATCGAGGGAACCGACGTCGTCAAGGAGTACGTCACGGGCGGCGAGACGGTCCGGGCGCTGAAGGGGATCGACTTCCGGATCGAGCCCGGCGAGTTCGTCGCCATCGTCGGCCCGTCCGGGAGCGGGAAGTCGACGCTGTTGAACGTCCTCGGCCTCCTCGACGTGCCGACGAGCGGCGAGGTGCGCCTGCGCGGCCGGGACGTGGCAACGTTCTCGGACCGGGAGCGGACGCGCAACCGGAAGGAGGTCATCGGCTTCGTGTTCCAGAGCTTCTATCTCATCCCGACGCTCACCGCGCTGGAGAACGTCGAGGTGCCGCGCCTGCTCGAACACACGCCGGTGAAGACCCGGGAGCGGGCCCGGGACCTGCTCGAACGCGTCGGCCTCGGCGACCGCGCGGACCACTACCCCGACGAGCTCTCGGGCGGACAGAAACAGCGCGTCGCCATCGCTCGCTCGCTCGTGAACGACCCGGACCTCGTGCTCGCCGACGAGCCGACCGGGAACCTGGACCGCGACACCGGCGACCAGATCCTCGCCGAGTTCGAGCGCGTCACCGGCGAGGACGTCGCCGTCGTCACCGTCACCCACGACGACTACGTCGCCGCCTTCGCCGACCGGACGGTGAACCTCATCGACGGCGAGATCGTCGAGGACCCCGGGGCGACCGCGGGTGATCGCCGGTGA
- a CDS encoding FAD-dependent oxidoreductase — protein sequence MSDPFVVVGGDAAGLSAASKCARESDRDVVVFERGRWVSYAHCGTPYYVKAEVDDLLSLTSLSPDEIDERGIDLRRDHEVTGIDVDAGTVTVRSRSREFEQPYGDLLIATGATADAPFEGTDLEGAFTLHHMDSAAAMRAFLEEPGTVDPASVGDGFADEALVARHAERDPPERAVIVGGGYVGVELAEAFSAWDLDVHLFQRGERLLKPFGDAVGETVADELRERGVTLHLDTPVERLRGTDDGELAAVVCGNEELETPLAAVGVGVRPASDLAAEAGIDLGASGAVAVDEYGETAAESVYAAGDCAEDAHAVTGDQAWVPLGLTANRAGRAVGATVAGDPTPVGTVAGTAVVKAFEQECGRAGILDHDDARETGFEPVSETITAGSRSGYYPGNADTTVTLCADRGSGRLLGGSVVGTDRAAVRIDTVSTALEAGMTVGEVERLDLAYAPPFSPVWDPVLVAAKVLNGTLDEE from the coding sequence ATGTCCGACCCCTTCGTCGTCGTCGGCGGGGACGCGGCGGGACTGAGCGCCGCGAGCAAGTGCGCCCGCGAGTCCGACCGCGACGTCGTCGTGTTCGAGCGCGGCCGCTGGGTGTCCTACGCGCACTGCGGGACGCCCTACTACGTCAAGGCCGAGGTGGACGACCTCCTCTCGCTGACCTCGCTCTCGCCCGATGAGATCGACGAGCGCGGCATCGACCTCCGGCGGGACCACGAGGTGACCGGCATCGACGTCGACGCGGGAACCGTGACGGTTCGGTCCCGGAGCAGGGAGTTCGAACAGCCGTACGGCGACCTCCTGATCGCGACGGGCGCGACCGCGGACGCGCCGTTCGAGGGGACCGATCTCGAGGGGGCGTTCACGCTCCACCACATGGACTCCGCGGCCGCCATGCGCGCGTTCCTCGAGGAGCCCGGAACCGTCGACCCCGCCTCGGTCGGCGACGGGTTCGCCGACGAGGCGCTCGTCGCCCGCCACGCCGAGCGCGACCCGCCCGAGCGCGCGGTCATCGTCGGCGGCGGCTACGTCGGCGTCGAACTCGCGGAGGCGTTCTCGGCCTGGGACCTCGACGTCCACCTCTTCCAGCGCGGCGAGCGGCTCCTGAAGCCGTTCGGCGATGCGGTCGGCGAGACGGTCGCCGACGAACTCCGGGAGCGCGGCGTCACGCTCCATCTCGACACGCCGGTCGAGCGGCTCCGCGGGACCGACGACGGTGAACTGGCGGCCGTCGTCTGCGGGAACGAGGAGCTGGAGACGCCCCTCGCGGCCGTCGGCGTCGGCGTCCGGCCGGCCTCCGACCTCGCGGCCGAGGCGGGCATCGACCTCGGCGCGTCCGGGGCGGTCGCCGTCGACGAGTACGGCGAGACCGCCGCAGAGAGCGTGTACGCCGCGGGCGACTGCGCCGAGGACGCACACGCCGTCACCGGCGATCAGGCCTGGGTGCCGCTCGGGCTCACGGCGAACCGTGCGGGCAGGGCCGTCGGCGCGACCGTGGCCGGCGACCCGACGCCGGTCGGGACCGTCGCGGGCACGGCGGTCGTGAAGGCGTTCGAGCAGGAGTGCGGTCGGGCCGGCATCCTCGACCACGATGACGCCCGCGAGACGGGCTTCGAGCCGGTGAGCGAGACGATCACCGCCGGCTCCCGGTCGGGCTACTACCCCGGCAACGCGGACACGACGGTGACGCTGTGTGCCGACCGGGGGTCGGGGAGACTCCTCGGCGGGAGCGTCGTCGGCACCGACCGCGCGGCCGTTCGCATCGACACCGTCTCGACCGCGCTGGAGGCGGGGATGACCGTCGGGGAGGTCGAACGGCTGGACCTCGCGTACGCGCCGCCGTTCTCGCCGGTCTGGGACCCCGTGCTCGTCGCCGCGAAGGTGCTGAACGGGACGCTGGACGAGGAATGA